From one Triticum urartu cultivar G1812 chromosome 3, Tu2.1, whole genome shotgun sequence genomic stretch:
- the LOC125547333 gene encoding dolabradiene monooxygenase-like, whose protein sequence is MAETQHTQLVCYTLLCILVMAILVKLKHMRASASRLNLPPGPWVLPVIGHMHLLLGAIPYQAMHRLARQHGPVMLLRLGHVPTLVLSSAEAAREVMKVHDAAFADRPVYATADIFTYGGEDISFARHDSRHWKALRKLCAVELLSPRRVRSFRHVREEEAARLVLSVAGAGRIVNVGDMLKVMMNDVVMRASVGDRCVQRDAYLEELDRVLDLMSGFNLIDLFPASRLARAIGGRALGATWEVHRRIHSIMDAMISDHRTAMEGEDDNDAGCEQRGDILTTLLRFQRDGGIGGVALTNEKISGVLFGIFPSVKEVATAIREWKPLDVHPDLYGAVMTQGGFSDEALMAALSHLLDNKAQGVGFVAMADAHRGKWYAVFIGEVPGVYSSWEEANAQVASYSNNNYRGFKTKQAAEQAYSAWVRKHGGNSVDSAKVGAVKVEAAKVDRQFSLKLKNFMIFAQFITSAVLWC, encoded by the exons ATGGCGGAAACCCAACACACCCAGCTCGTGTGCTACACTTTGCTCTGCATCCTTGTCATGGCCATACTCGTCAAGCTCAAGCACATGCGAGCCTCTGCTAGCCGCCTGAACCTGCCTCCCGGCCCATGGGTGCTGCCGGTGATCGGCCACATGCACCTGCTGCTCGGCGCCATTCCGTACCAGGCCATGCACAGGCTCGCTCGTCAGCACGGCCCCGTCATGCTTCTCCGCCTTGGCCACGTCCCGACGCTCGTGCTCTCCTCCGCGGAGGCGGCCAGGGAGGTCATGAAGGTGCACGACGCCGCCTTCGCCGACCGCCCCGTGTATGCCACGGCAGACATCTTCACCTACGGCGGCGAGGACATCTCCTTCGCGCGCCACGACAGCCGGCACTGGAAGGCCCTCCGGAAGCTCTGCGCCGTGGAGCTGCTGAGCCCGAGGCGCGTCCGGTCGTTCCGCCATGTccgggaggaggaggcggcgaggcTTGTGCTGTCCGTCGCCGGCGCCGGTCGCATTGTCAACGTCGGTGACATGCTAAAGGTAATGATGAACGACGTGGTCATGAGGGCGTCCGTGGGCGACAGGTGCGTGCAGCGGGACGCGTACCTGGAGGAGCTGGACAGGGTGTTGGACCTCATGTCCGGGTTTAACCTCATCGACCTGTTCCCGGCGTCGCGCCTCGCCCGGGCGATCGGTGGCCGGGCTCTCGGGGCGACGTGGGAGGTACACCGGAGGATCCACTCCATCATGGACGCCATGATCAGTGATCACAGAACGGCTATGGAGGGCGAGGACGACAATGATGCCGGATGTGAGCAGAGGGGTGACATACTCACTACTCTGCTCCGGTTCCAGAGGGACGGCGGGATTGGCGGCGTCGCCCTCACCAATGAAAAAATCAGCGGCGTCCTCTTT ggcatatttccttcagtgaaGGAGGTGGCAACAGCCATCAGGGAGTGGAAGCCCCTCGACGTCCACCCTGACCTGTATGGCGCTGTCATGACCCAGGGTGGCTTCAGCGACGAGGCTCTCATGGCAGCTCTCAGCCACCTGCTTGACAACAAGGCCCAGGGTGTTGGGTTCGTTGCCATGGCCGACGCTCACAGG GGCAAGTGGTATGCCGTGTTCATTGGTGAGGTTCCAGGGGTTTATAGTTCATGGGAAGAAGCCAATGCACAAGTGGCATCGTATAGCAACAACAACTATAGAGGGTTCAAGACTAAGCAGGCAGCAGAACAAGCTTACTCCGCCTGGGTGCGAAAGCACGGAGGCAACAGTGTCGACAGTGCCAAGGTTGGAGCTGTCAAAGTGGAAGCTGCTAAGGTGGATCGTCAGTTCAGCCTGAAGCTGAAGAACTTCATGATCTTCGCCCAGTTCATCACCAGTGCTGTGCTGTGGTGTTAG
- the LOC125546250 gene encoding 3-oxo-Delta(4,5)-steroid 5-beta-reductase-like: MSWWWAGAVGAVKKRQDERAAAAEPTFQSVALILGSTGIVGTSLLDILPRDDTPGGPWKVYAVSRRAPPGWSTPPPSPAVTHLQLDLADPAAVRDALTPLTDVTHVFYAAWSSHETEDRNREVNAGMLRNVLSVVVPGCPALAHVCLQTGRKHYVGPFDVIGKIPAPDPPYTEDMPRLDHPNFYYDLEDVLFDHVSGRDGAVTWSVHRPTVIFGFSPRSAMNVVGSLCVYAAICRKEGATLRWPGCKVAWEGFTDASDADLVAEHEIWAAVDPFAKNEAFNCSNGDVFKWKQLWPLLADRFGVEWAGYEGEDSRFALADAMAGKEAVWTEIIQENELVTTELEEITSWWFVDAMLSIDIEHLDNMNKSKEHGFLGFRNTVNSFNAWIDKMKASKVVP, translated from the coding sequence ATGAGCTGGTGGTGGGCGGGCGCGGTGGGCGCCGTCAAGAAGCGGCAGGacgagcgggcggcggcggccgagcCCACCTTCCAGAGCGTGGCGCTCATCCTCGGCTCCACGGGGATCGTCGGCACCTCCCTCCTCGACATCCTCCCGCGGGACGACACCCCGGGCGGGCCCTGGAAGGTGTACGCCGTCTCCCGCCGCGCGCCGCCGGGCTGGTCCACCCCGCCGCCGTCCCCGGCCGTCACGCACCTCCAGCTCGACCTCGCCGACCCGGCCGCCGTCAGGGACGCCCTGACGCCGCTCACCGACGTCACCCACGTCTTCTACGCCGCGTGGTCCAGCCACGAGACCGAGGACCGCAACCGGGAGGTCAACGCCGGCATGCTCCGCAACGTGCTCTCCGTGGTTGTGCCCGGCTGCCCCGCGCTCGCCCACGTCTGCCTCCAGACCGGCCGCAAGCACTACGTCGGCCCGTTTGATGTCATCGGCAAGATCCCGGCCCCCGACCCGCCGTACACCGAGGACATGCCCCGGTTGGATCACCCCAACTTCTACTACGACCTGGAGGACGTCCTCTTCGACCACGTCTCCGGCCGCGACGGCGCCGTCACCTGGTCCGTGCACCGCCCCACCGTCATCTTCGGCTTCTCCCCCCGCAGCGCCATGAACGTGGTCGGCAGCCTGTGCGTATACGCCGCCATCTGCCGCAAGGAGGGCGCCACGCTGCGGTGGCCCGGCTGCAAGGTCGCCTGGGAGGGCTTCACCGACGCCTCCGACGCCGACCTTGTCGCTGAGCATGAGATCTGGGCGGCCGTCGACCCGTTTGCCAAGAACGAGGCTTTCAATTGCAGCAATGGGGATGTGTTCAAGTGGAAGCAACTCTGGCCGCTGCTGGCCGACCGCTTCGGGGTGGAGTGGGCAGGGTATGAGGGAGAGGACAGCCGGTTTGCGCTCGCGGATGCCATGGCTGGGAAGGAGGCGGTGTGGACGGAGATCATCCAGGAGAACGAGCTTGTCACCACGGAGCTCGAGGAGATCACCAGTTGGTGGTTTGTCGATGCCATGCTCAGTATCGACATTGAGCATTTGGACAACATGAACAAGAGCAAGGAGCATGGGTTCCTCGGCTTCCGTAACACCGTCAACTCCTTCAATGCTTGGATCGATAAGATGAAGGCTTCCAAGGTTGTTCCTTGA